A portion of the Paenibacillus hamazuiensis genome contains these proteins:
- the spoVAC gene encoding stage V sporulation protein AC, with amino-acid sequence MATKAKQKMTWTQKEYQEFAKKKEPARPVLRNCILAFLVGGFICLIGQALMQMFIHWFHFPAEKAGNPTVAVLIFLSVVLTCFGVYDKIAQWAGAGSAVPVTGFANSLCSAALEHRSEGLVLGVGGNMFKLAGSVIVFGTVAAFIIGVIYALFGWGAH; translated from the coding sequence ATGGCGACAAAAGCGAAGCAGAAGATGACTTGGACCCAGAAGGAATATCAGGAATTTGCCAAGAAAAAAGAACCGGCGCGTCCGGTGCTGCGCAACTGCATCCTTGCTTTTTTGGTCGGCGGCTTCATCTGCTTGATCGGCCAGGCATTGATGCAGATGTTCATTCATTGGTTTCACTTTCCGGCGGAAAAGGCGGGGAATCCGACCGTAGCCGTGCTGATTTTCTTGTCGGTCGTCCTTACGTGCTTCGGCGTCTACGATAAAATAGCGCAGTGGGCCGGGGCCGGATCGGCCGTCCCGGTCACAGGTTTCGCCAACTCCCTGTGTTCGGCCGCGCTTGAACATCGAAGCGAAGGATTGGTGCTTGGAGTCGGCGGAAACATGTTCAAGCTGGCCGGGTCGGTTATCGTATTCGGTACGGTGGCGGCGTTTATCATCGGCGTCATTTATGCTTTGTTCGGATGGGGGGCGCACTGA
- a CDS encoding DUF421 domain-containing protein: MLNWGEIVLRSLGAVVMLFLLTRILGKKQISQLTFFEYITGITLGELAGFISTDMEAHYMNGVIALLVWFTFPLLMELLTLKSKKLRDLFEGKSTVVIKEGKILENNLKKERYTSDDLLEQLRTKNVFNVADVEFALLEASGDLSVLLKKDRQPVTPADLGLKLDPGKESQAVIMDGKILDEPLSVLGLSREWLQTELEKIGVIRENVFLGQVNSFGELTVDLYDDKIKLPQPQQRKLLLATLKKCEADLALFGLSSKDKEAQKMYEQSSKQLEEVIGKLSAILKQ; the protein is encoded by the coding sequence GTGTTAAACTGGGGCGAAATTGTTTTAAGATCGTTAGGCGCTGTCGTGATGCTGTTTCTGCTCACCCGCATTTTGGGTAAAAAACAAATTTCCCAGCTGACGTTTTTCGAATATATTACCGGAATTACGCTCGGGGAATTGGCGGGTTTCATTTCGACGGATATGGAAGCCCACTACATGAACGGTGTCATCGCACTGCTCGTATGGTTTACGTTTCCGTTACTTATGGAGCTGCTTACGCTGAAGAGCAAAAAGCTGAGGGATCTGTTCGAAGGCAAAAGCACGGTGGTCATCAAGGAAGGCAAAATTCTTGAGAACAATTTGAAAAAAGAACGTTACACCTCCGACGATCTGCTTGAGCAGCTGCGCACGAAAAACGTGTTCAACGTGGCCGACGTCGAATTTGCACTGCTGGAAGCAAGCGGCGACCTCAGCGTGCTCTTGAAAAAAGACCGCCAGCCGGTCACTCCCGCCGACTTGGGCCTTAAACTGGACCCGGGAAAGGAATCGCAGGCGGTGATTATGGACGGCAAAATATTGGACGAGCCGCTTTCCGTGCTGGGCCTTAGCCGGGAATGGCTGCAGACCGAATTGGAGAAAATAGGCGTAATACGGGAAAACGTGTTTTTGGGCCAGGTTAATTCGTTTGGTGAGCTGACGGTCGATCTGTATGACGATAAAATCAAGCTTCCTCAGCCGCAGCAGCGCAAACTGCTGCTGGCCACTTTGAAGAAGTGCGAAGCGGATCTCGCCTTATTCGGTTTGTCGAGCAAGGACAAGGAGGCCCAAAAGATGTACGAGCAAAGCTCGAAGCAGCTGGAAGAGGTCATCGGCAAGCTTTCGGCGATTTTGAAGCAGTAG
- a CDS encoding DUF1657 domain-containing protein, which translates to MTVASQVKTTLASLKSAQASLETFALGTQNQGAKQLFEQAAKTTQQVVDQLSARVTELENEEPQYKGF; encoded by the coding sequence ATGACGGTAGCATCGCAAGTAAAAACGACTCTTGCTTCTTTGAAAAGCGCCCAAGCAAGCTTGGAAACCTTTGCGTTAGGAACGCAAAACCAAGGGGCTAAACAATTGTTTGAGCAAGCGGCCAAAACGACCCAACAGGTTGTCGATCAGCTCAGCGCCCGAGTAACCGAGCTCGAAAACGAAGAACCTCAATATAAAGGTTTTTAA
- a CDS encoding S8 family peptidase: MHSVTKLPLIHAVALRLPRHHIRKACRCRAVRYIGKDRVMRAALNVATPTVGGAAAAQSGWTGKGVTIAVLDTGIYPHPDLTKPKNRIAAFRDFVNGRTKPYDDNGHGTHCAGDAAGNGYSSNGKYRGPAKDATLVGIKVLDSRGNGLTSTVIRGIGWCVANRRRYGIRVLSLSLGSPATAPPSRDPLCRAIRAAVRRGLVVVAAAGNSGPGGGTIQTPGISPEAITVGASNDRGTSNVRDDTVALFSSRGPARGGGVKPDLLAPGVNITSLRAPGSLLDRVLPTARRGRWYFTLTGSSMSTPITAGAAAQLLQKNRSLTPGQVKLLLQRHAASLGRAADIQGSGSVNVRFLASSSRTRSRAVRERILQMRSAVIRKK; the protein is encoded by the coding sequence ATGCACAGCGTCACTAAGCTGCCGCTTATTCATGCGGTCGCACTGCGTTTGCCGAGGCATCATATCCGCAAAGCGTGCCGCTGCCGGGCCGTTCGCTACATCGGCAAAGACCGCGTCATGCGCGCCGCCTTAAATGTAGCTACACCTACGGTCGGAGGCGCAGCCGCGGCGCAATCGGGCTGGACCGGGAAGGGCGTGACGATTGCCGTGCTCGATACCGGCATTTACCCGCATCCGGATTTGACAAAGCCGAAAAACAGAATCGCCGCATTCCGCGACTTCGTGAACGGGCGCACAAAGCCGTACGACGATAACGGTCACGGCACTCACTGCGCCGGAGACGCCGCCGGCAACGGATACAGCTCCAACGGCAAATATCGCGGCCCTGCAAAAGATGCGACGCTCGTCGGCATCAAAGTTTTGGATAGCCGCGGAAACGGCCTCACTTCCACGGTCATTCGCGGGATCGGCTGGTGCGTCGCCAATCGCAGGCGTTACGGTATTCGCGTGTTGTCTTTGTCCCTGGGCAGTCCGGCCACGGCTCCCCCTTCGCGGGATCCGTTATGCCGGGCCATCCGCGCGGCGGTCAGACGGGGGCTGGTCGTCGTTGCCGCGGCGGGCAACAGCGGGCCGGGCGGCGGAACGATTCAAACGCCCGGCATTTCGCCGGAAGCGATCACGGTCGGCGCCAGCAATGACCGGGGTACCTCGAATGTGCGGGACGATACCGTCGCCCTCTTTTCAAGCCGCGGACCGGCAAGAGGCGGCGGCGTGAAGCCGGATCTGCTTGCACCCGGCGTCAACATCACATCGCTGCGGGCCCCCGGCTCCTTGCTCGACCGGGTGCTGCCTACCGCCCGCCGGGGACGATGGTATTTTACGCTGACAGGGTCCAGCATGTCGACTCCGATCACGGCCGGCGCCGCCGCACAGCTGCTGCAAAAAAACCGCTCGCTCACCCCGGGCCAGGTAAAGCTTCTGCTGCAAAGACATGCGGCGAGCCTCGGACGCGCAGCAGACATCCAGGGCAGCGGAAGCGTCAATGTGCGCTTTTTGGCCTCATCCTCCCGCACGCGAAGCAGAGCGGTGCGGGAACGGATTCTCCAAATGCGGAGCGCGGTTATCCGCAAAAAGTAG
- a CDS encoding DUF6220 domain-containing protein, whose product MGMKKEENKKNEITGTTAKAADADAEAGRSVRIQTVRFIYGLLAAVYLTCVVLQVFFAGLGVLVSPGELQLHRVFANYFEFGSIIMFLLSFFGKIRGGLRWWTLALFALTSLQHMTILTFTGSLRAVHAIDALLLFGISMHLLKRSRRWLMLRP is encoded by the coding sequence ATGGGAATGAAAAAAGAAGAAAACAAAAAGAACGAAATAACCGGCACAACGGCAAAGGCGGCGGATGCGGACGCGGAGGCCGGAAGGTCCGTACGAATTCAAACCGTCAGGTTCATCTACGGGCTGCTTGCAGCGGTTTACTTGACGTGCGTCGTGCTCCAAGTATTTTTCGCCGGATTAGGGGTTCTTGTGAGTCCCGGCGAATTGCAGCTGCATAGGGTATTCGCGAATTATTTCGAGTTCGGGTCGATCATCATGTTTTTGCTGTCTTTTTTCGGAAAAATTCGCGGTGGGCTGCGATGGTGGACGCTTGCTTTGTTCGCGCTAACCTCGCTCCAGCATATGACGATTCTCACTTTTACCGGATCGCTTCGAGCGGTTCACGCAATAGATGCGCTGCTTTTGTTCGGGATCTCCATGCATCTGCTGAAGCGCTCCCGGCGGTGGCTGATGCTCCGGCCGTAG